A single Pseudodesulfovibrio aespoeensis Aspo-2 DNA region contains:
- a CDS encoding methyl-accepting chemotaxis protein, whose amino-acid sequence MLQIVTGKLSRAVLLPVIASIVLGVASLVWYVKTSSYEMTLASETRGAATQAASVVAALNLFVDDTLAATRAMADRRVMAEVLASDTDPAIVDLADSALKNYVDSNPNLYGAMVFDGRGRSLAGAMADGASLAGIDVSDREYVRGVLSGEPSHVSRTVFKSKTDGTLTFAVSVPVRDGGGRIVGGVALFSAWDAFGRDFIDPVAIGNEGYGFIFDGSGRFIYHPRERSVILQDYSGHEFVRDAMNRRNGEMVYDWEGRAKVMAFRTEPDTGWIVGMSAYESDLAAGAVRQGYVLMGIGLLIAAVVSGLVALFMNRLVVVPVGHGMQASEMMARGDLTLDLRSDSPNELGNLIRALGDMIGSLRTVVGRVKSAAEIVAAGSEEIAASAEQMSEGTTEQAASVEEISASMEQMAASIRQNMEVARQTRDIAVKTASDATVGGDAVQQTVAAMRDIASRTSVIEDIARQTNLLALNAAIEAARAGEHGKGFAVVAAEVRKLAEHSGVAAREISDLTGSSLKVAEQAGTMLEKIVADIKRNEQLVQEVAAASQEQDVAAGQITMSIQHLDIVVQKNASFSEELSATSEELSQQAVQLQQTMEFFRVGPGEAGGVRQAEGGVRVVPARPGGALFRGQSLELM is encoded by the coding sequence ATGTTGCAAATCGTGACCGGAAAATTGTCCAGAGCGGTACTTCTCCCGGTTATCGCTTCAATTGTTCTGGGGGTGGCCTCGTTGGTCTGGTATGTCAAAACATCATCCTATGAAATGACCCTTGCGAGCGAGACCAGGGGGGCGGCGACCCAGGCCGCAAGCGTGGTAGCGGCTCTCAATCTGTTTGTTGACGACACGCTGGCCGCGACCAGAGCCATGGCCGACCGGCGGGTCATGGCGGAGGTCCTGGCCTCTGATACGGACCCGGCCATCGTGGACCTGGCAGACTCGGCCCTCAAGAACTACGTGGACAGCAACCCCAACTTGTATGGAGCCATGGTCTTTGACGGCAGGGGCCGTTCTCTGGCCGGGGCCATGGCCGACGGCGCGTCCTTGGCCGGGATCGACGTCTCGGACAGGGAATACGTCAGGGGTGTGCTTTCAGGCGAGCCTTCGCATGTCTCGCGCACCGTGTTCAAATCCAAGACCGATGGCACGCTCACCTTTGCCGTCAGCGTCCCGGTGCGCGACGGTGGGGGCAGGATTGTGGGCGGAGTGGCCCTGTTCTCGGCATGGGATGCTTTTGGCAGGGACTTTATCGATCCGGTTGCCATTGGAAACGAGGGGTATGGCTTCATTTTCGACGGTTCGGGCCGTTTCATCTATCACCCCAGGGAGCGCTCCGTCATTCTACAGGATTACAGCGGACACGAGTTTGTGCGCGATGCCATGAACCGCAGGAACGGCGAGATGGTGTACGATTGGGAGGGCCGCGCCAAGGTCATGGCCTTCCGGACAGAGCCGGACACGGGCTGGATCGTGGGCATGTCCGCCTACGAGTCGGATCTTGCAGCCGGCGCGGTGCGCCAGGGGTACGTGCTCATGGGCATCGGGCTGCTCATCGCGGCAGTGGTTTCCGGGCTGGTGGCCCTGTTCATGAATCGTCTGGTGGTGGTTCCGGTGGGACATGGCATGCAGGCCTCGGAGATGATGGCCCGGGGCGACCTGACCCTTGACCTGCGCAGCGATTCGCCCAATGAACTGGGCAATCTGATACGCGCCCTTGGCGACATGATCGGGTCGCTGCGCACCGTGGTCGGCAGGGTCAAGTCCGCCGCCGAGATCGTGGCCGCCGGGAGCGAGGAGATCGCCGCGTCCGCCGAGCAGATGAGCGAGGGCACCACGGAGCAGGCCGCCAGCGTCGAGGAGATATCGGCCTCCATGGAGCAGATGGCGGCGAGTATCCGCCAGAACATGGAGGTAGCCCGGCAGACGCGCGACATCGCGGTCAAGACGGCCAGCGACGCGACCGTGGGCGGCGACGCGGTGCAGCAGACCGTGGCCGCCATGCGCGATATCGCCAGCCGCACCTCGGTCATCGAGGACATCGCCCGCCAGACCAATCTGCTGGCGCTCAACGCGGCCATCGAGGCGGCCAGGGCGGGCGAGCATGGAAAGGGGTTCGCCGTGGTCGCGGCAGAGGTGCGCAAGCTGGCCGAGCACAGCGGCGTGGCCGCGCGCGAGATCAGCGATCTGACCGGCAGCAGCCTCAAGGTGGCCGAGCAGGCCGGGACCATGCTTGAGAAGATCGTGGCCGACATCAAGCGCAACGAGCAGCTGGTGCAGGAAGTGGCCGCGGCCAGCCAGGAGCAGGACGTTGCCGCCGGGCAGATCACCATGTCCATTCAACATCTGGACATCGTGGTCCAGAAAAACGCCTCGTTCTCCGAGGAATTGTCGGCCACGTCCGAGGAGTTGTCCCAGCAGGCCGTGCAGTTGCAGCAAACCATGGAGTTCTTCCGGGTCGGGCCTGGCGAGGCCGGTGGAGTCAGGCAGGCGGAAGGCGGCGTGAGGGTCGTCCCGGCGCGTCCTGGCGGGGCGCTGTTCCGTGGCCAGAGCCTTGAGCTGATGTAG
- a CDS encoding methyl-accepting chemotaxis protein, with protein MRLAPKFLLPTFALIIIGMILTTWLICQQSTESISSNVITNAENTVGSLNSAIELWVQGVQSEVIALSGTSDIIDLLSHDSDNPAVVDKAISLLDGVLSRNPTANSVLIVSSTGIVKGTTNKEMVNADFSNRQWFQETAKGNDYISPPVFSPQLKKYVFVVTSPIYNEGEIVGVLSAGVEIEKFAEKFILTRASAESYPFILAPDGVVLAHPNTDLVAKKNIFTEETYGPYIANNKKGIQNTVSLGVEKFIVFEKSPLLDWTTVMAVDKDVAFASARSLGLLIICLAIGQVVVLVLGIWLLLFSNILRPIKDLVATAKRIAEGSLDTAIDADRADEIGDLQRALAFMVEQLSQVVSEVDATTDNVALGSKELAGMAQNLSQGAMEQAASIERISASMEQMADRINSSTSNAHETESIASKAAQDARESGKAVMGAVSAMTNIAEKITVIEEIARQTNLLALNAAIEAARAGESGKGFAVVAAEVRKLAERSGSAANEISELSRSTVGAARAAGEMLDQLVPNIEKTADLVQEIAAGSNEQRAGAEQIHSEISKLDSLSQQNASASEEMGATSEQLAANGKRLQEAMSYFRLDGSVDIQPRGVKPIPLPGEQVDDAF; from the coding sequence ATGAGGCTGGCACCAAAATTTCTGTTACCGACTTTTGCTTTGATCATCATCGGCATGATCCTCACAACATGGCTAATATGCCAGCAGAGCACGGAGTCGATATCATCAAATGTCATAACAAATGCCGAAAACACGGTCGGCAGCCTGAACTCGGCCATAGAGTTGTGGGTACAGGGCGTACAAAGTGAAGTCATAGCTCTCTCCGGCACAAGTGATATTATAGACCTGCTGTCTCATGATTCAGACAACCCTGCTGTCGTTGATAAAGCCATTTCATTACTCGATGGCGTCTTGTCGCGAAATCCAACAGCGAACAGCGTACTTATCGTTTCTAGTACGGGCATTGTCAAAGGGACCACCAACAAGGAAATGGTGAACGCCGACTTCTCCAATCGGCAATGGTTCCAGGAAACCGCCAAAGGCAATGACTATATCTCACCACCAGTCTTCAGCCCACAGTTAAAAAAATACGTCTTCGTCGTTACTTCGCCTATATACAACGAAGGTGAAATTGTCGGGGTGCTCTCTGCAGGTGTTGAAATCGAGAAATTTGCTGAAAAATTTATCCTGACAAGAGCTTCGGCAGAGTCATATCCTTTCATACTGGCCCCTGATGGCGTTGTGCTGGCCCATCCCAACACTGATCTGGTTGCAAAAAAGAATATATTTACTGAGGAGACGTACGGTCCGTACATTGCAAACAACAAGAAAGGCATACAAAACACTGTCTCCCTTGGTGTGGAAAAATTTATCGTTTTCGAAAAATCCCCGCTGCTTGATTGGACCACTGTCATGGCTGTCGATAAGGATGTCGCATTCGCCTCTGCGCGTTCTCTTGGATTACTCATCATATGCTTGGCCATAGGACAAGTTGTCGTCCTGGTTTTGGGTATCTGGCTTCTCCTTTTCTCGAACATCTTGCGGCCAATTAAAGACTTGGTCGCCACGGCAAAGCGCATTGCAGAGGGTTCCCTGGATACAGCCATAGATGCTGACCGCGCCGATGAGATTGGAGATTTGCAGAGGGCCTTGGCCTTTATGGTGGAACAATTGAGTCAGGTCGTTTCCGAGGTTGACGCCACGACCGACAACGTCGCCCTGGGCAGTAAGGAACTGGCAGGCATGGCTCAAAACCTTTCTCAGGGGGCGATGGAGCAGGCGGCATCGATTGAAAGAATTTCGGCTTCCATGGAGCAAATGGCCGACAGAATCAACAGCAGCACGAGCAATGCTCATGAGACTGAAAGCATAGCCTCCAAGGCCGCCCAAGACGCCCGGGAGAGTGGCAAGGCCGTCATGGGAGCCGTTAGCGCCATGACGAATATCGCCGAAAAAATAACCGTTATTGAAGAGATCGCCAGACAAACCAACTTGCTTGCGCTCAATGCGGCCATTGAGGCGGCTCGAGCAGGAGAAAGCGGCAAGGGTTTCGCAGTGGTCGCTGCCGAAGTGCGCAAGTTGGCCGAGCGAAGCGGATCTGCAGCCAATGAGATAAGCGAGCTTTCCCGCAGCACGGTCGGTGCCGCACGTGCAGCGGGCGAGATGCTCGATCAGCTGGTGCCCAATATAGAAAAAACAGCTGATCTTGTTCAGGAGATCGCAGCCGGAAGCAATGAGCAGAGGGCTGGCGCCGAGCAGATACATTCGGAAATTTCCAAGCTCGATTCCCTCAGCCAGCAGAACGCTTCGGCCTCAGAAGAGATGGGGGCCACCAGTGAACAGCTTGCAGCCAACGGCAAACGACTTCAGGAGGCCATGAGCTACTTCCGTTTGGACGGGAGTGTGGACATTCAGCCTCGCGGGGTCAAACCGATTCCGCTGCCAGGAGAGCAGGTTGATGACGCTTTTTGA
- the pgm gene encoding phosphoglucomutase (alpha-D-glucose-1,6-bisphosphate-dependent), which yields MPLHELAGRPAPRDILVNIPRLVAAYYQTRPDPADPACKVSFGTSGHRGSSLDGSFNEDHILAVTQAVCEHRAAQGIDGPLHLGMDTHALSEPALATALEVFAANRVRVRIQRGLGYTPTPVVSHAILTWNKGRTSGLADGVVITPSHNPPRDGGYKYNPPEGGPADTGTTRAIQDRANELLKNGLRGVNRIPYARALKDPVVEHHDYITPYITDLRNVVDLDIIRNARLKIGVDPMGGSGIAYWEPMADMYDLDLTITNPVVDPSFAFMTVDWDGKIRMDCSSPWAMTSLIRHKDDYDIAFGNDPDYDRHGIVTKSSGLLNPNHYLAVAIQYLFTHRPDWPAQAAVGKTLVSSSMIDRVAATLGRRLHEVPVGFKWFVEGLLDGSCGFGGEESAGASFLRRNGTVWTTDKDGIIMDLLAAEITASTGRDPGELYRDLEAEHGAPIYQRMDAPASPAQKAAFCCLSPDMVTADTLAGEPIRAKLTRAPGNNAPIGGLKVTTENGWFAARPSGTENIYKIYAESFINTDHLRTIQQEAQAIVAAAFHKAGVLECLRR from the coding sequence ATGCCGCTGCACGAACTGGCCGGGCGACCGGCGCCCAGGGACATCCTCGTCAACATCCCCCGGCTGGTGGCCGCCTACTACCAGACCAGGCCCGACCCGGCGGACCCGGCCTGCAAAGTCAGCTTCGGCACCTCAGGGCATCGCGGCTCGTCGCTCGACGGCAGTTTCAACGAGGACCACATCCTGGCCGTGACCCAGGCCGTGTGCGAACACCGCGCAGCCCAGGGCATCGACGGCCCGCTCCATCTGGGCATGGACACCCACGCCCTGAGCGAGCCCGCCCTGGCCACCGCGCTCGAAGTGTTCGCCGCCAACAGGGTCAGGGTACGCATCCAGCGCGGCCTGGGCTACACCCCCACCCCGGTGGTCTCCCACGCCATCCTCACCTGGAACAAAGGGCGCACCAGCGGACTGGCCGACGGCGTGGTCATCACCCCGTCCCACAACCCGCCGCGCGACGGCGGCTACAAATACAACCCGCCCGAGGGCGGCCCGGCAGACACCGGAACCACCAGGGCCATCCAGGATCGGGCCAACGAACTGCTCAAAAACGGGCTCAGGGGCGTCAACCGCATCCCCTACGCCCGCGCCCTGAAAGACCCCGTCGTGGAGCACCACGACTACATCACCCCCTACATCACCGACCTGCGCAACGTGGTCGATCTCGACATCATCCGCAACGCCCGCCTCAAGATCGGCGTGGACCCCATGGGCGGCTCGGGCATCGCCTACTGGGAACCCATGGCCGACATGTACGATCTTGACCTGACTATCACCAACCCGGTCGTGGATCCCTCCTTCGCCTTCATGACCGTGGACTGGGACGGCAAGATCCGCATGGACTGCTCGTCGCCATGGGCCATGACCTCGCTCATCCGCCACAAGGACGACTACGACATCGCCTTTGGCAACGACCCGGACTACGACCGCCACGGCATCGTCACCAAAAGCTCCGGCCTGCTCAACCCCAACCACTATCTGGCCGTGGCCATCCAGTACCTCTTTACCCACCGGCCCGACTGGCCCGCCCAGGCCGCTGTGGGCAAAACCCTGGTCTCAAGCTCCATGATCGACCGCGTGGCCGCCACACTGGGCCGCCGACTGCACGAGGTGCCCGTCGGCTTCAAATGGTTCGTCGAGGGCCTCCTCGACGGCTCCTGCGGCTTCGGCGGCGAGGAATCAGCCGGGGCCAGCTTCCTGCGCCGCAACGGCACCGTCTGGACCACCGACAAGGACGGCATCATCATGGACCTGCTCGCTGCGGAAATCACCGCCAGCACCGGACGCGATCCCGGCGAACTCTACCGCGACCTTGAAGCCGAACACGGCGCGCCCATCTACCAACGCATGGACGCCCCTGCCTCGCCCGCACAAAAAGCCGCCTTCTGCTGCCTCTCCCCGGATATGGTCACAGCCGACACCCTCGCCGGAGAACCCATCCGCGCCAAACTCACCCGCGCACCCGGAAACAACGCCCCCATCGGCGGGCTCAAAGTCACCACCGAAAACGGCTGGTTCGCCGCCCGACCCTCAGGCACTGAAAACATCTACAAGATATACGCGGAATCCTTCATAAACACCGACCACCTGCGCACCATACAACAGGAAGCCCAAGCCATCGTCGCCGCCGCCTTCCACAAGGCAGGCGTGTTGGAATGCCTCCGGCGGTAA
- a CDS encoding cyclic nucleotide-binding domain-containing protein has protein sequence MQKIPFDPANDEIMERLRNVPAFDALPDHLIRQAMKAASIRRYDASEVVIREGEFDNRVFFLVFGNLEISVQGKVVGCLQRLGDIFGEMGISDASPRSATITAIQTTLVVALDDTAIRTMGETGKMFTQAVMYRVFAEVLAVRLRAANHQIDELHRDIDAIKK, from the coding sequence ATGCAAAAAATACCATTCGACCCGGCCAACGACGAGATCATGGAGCGGTTGCGCAACGTCCCGGCCTTCGACGCCCTGCCAGACCACCTCATCCGGCAGGCCATGAAGGCCGCGTCCATCCGCCGCTACGACGCCAGCGAAGTGGTCATCCGCGAGGGGGAATTCGACAACCGGGTCTTCTTCCTCGTCTTCGGGAACCTCGAAATCTCGGTGCAGGGCAAGGTGGTGGGCTGCCTGCAACGGCTGGGCGACATCTTCGGCGAGATGGGCATCAGCGACGCAAGCCCACGCTCGGCCACCATCACCGCGATCCAGACCACCCTGGTGGTGGCCCTGGACGACACGGCCATCAGGACCATGGGCGAGACGGGCAAGATGTTCACCCAGGCGGTCATGTACCGAGTCTTTGCCGAGGTCCTGGCCGTCCGGCTGCGCGCCGCCAACCACCAGATCGACGAACTGCACCGCGACATCGACGCCATTAAAAAGTGA
- a CDS encoding tetratricopeptide repeat protein gives MTAKPVTAKEIREDIARARAYAGKSDYLKTLSCLSNVARGLVTSQIFGAEKFEIYAHLDEALRDLNKMKMIKRLFPDGLTYARGKEKQFYQTLVRLHGKLGEAMQKARLTKMRQRLAVLDDNMIKAARLIKEGNKLDARKLYRKISEYFQDIEGINSDIGNRMAMFGMFSEAVEYLAKALETSPNDTRAHNALILCYEGMNDAPKAMDAVKEAMRRLGPSEGLYLRLAKLHLGKREWGEAHKNAQAALERNPLNSEAQKIVKQVEPRVFAGKPRPTPGTASAPVKPLKLDL, from the coding sequence ATGACAGCCAAACCCGTCACTGCAAAGGAAATCCGCGAGGACATCGCGCGGGCGCGTGCCTATGCTGGCAAGAGCGACTATCTCAAGACCTTGAGCTGCTTGTCCAACGTCGCGCGCGGGCTGGTCACCAGCCAGATTTTCGGTGCGGAAAAGTTCGAGATATACGCCCACCTGGACGAGGCGTTGCGCGATCTCAACAAGATGAAGATGATCAAGCGTCTTTTCCCAGACGGGCTGACCTATGCGCGGGGCAAGGAAAAGCAGTTCTATCAGACCCTGGTGCGGCTGCACGGCAAGCTCGGCGAGGCCATGCAAAAGGCGCGGCTGACCAAGATGCGCCAGCGTCTTGCCGTGCTGGACGACAACATGATCAAGGCCGCCCGGCTGATCAAGGAAGGCAACAAGCTCGACGCCCGCAAGCTCTACCGCAAGATATCGGAATATTTTCAGGATATAGAAGGGATAAACTCGGACATCGGCAACAGGATGGCCATGTTCGGCATGTTTTCCGAGGCGGTGGAATATCTGGCCAAGGCCCTGGAGACCTCTCCCAACGACACGCGCGCCCACAACGCCCTCATCCTCTGCTACGAGGGGATGAACGATGCGCCCAAGGCCATGGATGCGGTCAAGGAGGCCATGCGCCGCCTCGGCCCCAGCGAGGGGTTGTATCTGCGGCTTGCCAAGCTTCATCTGGGCAAGCGCGAGTGGGGCGAAGCCCACAAGAACGCCCAGGCCGCCCTGGAGCGCAACCCCTTGAACTCCGAGGCGCAGAAGATCGTCAAGCAGGTGGAACCCAGGGTCTTTGCGGGCAAGCCCAGACCCACGCCCGGCACTGCGTCCGCACCCGTCAAGCCGCTCAAGCTGGACCTCTAG
- a CDS encoding M48 family metallopeptidase, with protein MNAYLAVIIGSLAGSWLLGVLSNILGARHMPPNPPPEFADAFDAQTYAKSREYARASMRLSAVTDTCDTLAIIAFILAGGFDRLDTAIRALDLPPLATGLAFIGALTLAASLLGLPFEAYRTFVHESRFGFNTTTVRTFVLDRLKSLVLTVILGGPLIALVLLFFEHAGPLAWLLCWAVAVLFSLGLTYIAPTWILPIFNTFTPLEDGELRRALETCARQAGFELSGIFVIDGSRRSTKGNAYFTGLGRRRRIALYDTLIKEQSVEEIVAVLAHEIGHARKGHIKQRLAMGVAQTGAVFFLMSLFMSSPGLFAAFGMERISVYAGLVFFVLLFTPVSLVLSVAANAISRAHEYEADAFAARATGNPGAMISALKKLSASSLTNLTPHPLEVWLHYGHPPALDRIRALSAFSS; from the coding sequence GTGAACGCATACCTCGCCGTCATCATCGGCTCCCTGGCCGGTTCATGGCTGCTCGGCGTGCTCTCCAACATCCTTGGCGCGCGCCACATGCCACCAAACCCGCCGCCCGAATTCGCGGATGCCTTCGACGCGCAGACCTATGCCAAATCGCGGGAGTACGCCCGCGCCTCCATGCGCTTGTCAGCCGTCACCGACACCTGCGACACCCTGGCCATCATCGCCTTCATCCTCGCCGGGGGCTTCGACCGGCTCGACACGGCCATCCGCGCGCTGGACCTGCCTCCCCTGGCCACAGGCCTGGCCTTCATCGGCGCACTGACCCTGGCCGCATCGCTGCTCGGCCTGCCCTTTGAAGCCTACCGCACCTTTGTGCACGAGAGCCGATTCGGCTTCAACACCACCACAGTGCGCACCTTTGTCCTTGACCGGCTCAAGAGCCTGGTCCTGACAGTCATCCTGGGCGGGCCGCTCATCGCCCTGGTACTGCTCTTTTTCGAGCACGCCGGGCCGCTGGCGTGGCTCCTGTGCTGGGCCGTGGCCGTGCTCTTCTCCCTGGGGCTGACCTACATCGCACCCACCTGGATTTTGCCGATCTTCAACACCTTCACCCCCCTTGAGGACGGCGAGCTGCGCCGCGCCCTTGAAACCTGCGCGCGTCAGGCCGGATTCGAGCTGTCCGGCATCTTCGTCATCGATGGCTCCAGACGATCCACCAAGGGCAATGCCTATTTCACCGGGTTGGGCAGACGCAGGCGCATCGCCCTGTACGACACGCTGATCAAAGAGCAGTCCGTGGAGGAGATCGTGGCCGTACTGGCCCACGAGATCGGTCACGCCAGGAAGGGCCACATCAAGCAGCGGCTGGCCATGGGCGTGGCCCAAACCGGCGCGGTCTTCTTCCTCATGTCCCTGTTCATGAGCAGCCCCGGCCTGTTCGCGGCCTTTGGCATGGAGCGCATCAGCGTGTACGCCGGGCTGGTCTTCTTCGTCCTGCTCTTCACCCCGGTCTCCCTGGTCCTGTCCGTGGCCGCCAACGCCATCTCCCGCGCCCATGAATACGAGGCCGACGCCTTTGCCGCCCGGGCCACGGGCAACCCCGGAGCCATGATCTCCGCCCTGAAGAAGCTCTCGGCCAGCTCGCTGACCAACCTGACCCCCCACCCGCTGGAGGTCTGGCTCCACTACGGCCACCCCCCGGCCCTGGACCGCATCCGCGCCCTGTCCGCCTTTTCCAGTTAA
- a CDS encoding ribonucleoside triphosphate reductase: MPTQIIKRDGRIETWSTKRIGVAIFKALKGSGIKDPMLADRLAGKVEAKLADMDTPEQEQVQDMVQQVLMEARLYKVAERYILYREKRRELRTQDQSFMDIVGVTESYLDNLDWRVSENSNMVHSFQGLILHMAGSVQARYVLEKYPEEVRMAHNHGYFHIHDLSFGLAGYCSGWSLRDLLLEGFNLRDRCSSTPAKHFDAACGQIVNFLGTLQNEWAGAQAFNNVDTYLAPFVRHDGLDYAAVKQQVQKLLFNLNATSRWGGQSPFTNFTFDVVPPAHIAGEAVILGGKLLDSTYGEYALEMALINRAFLEVMLEGDAAGRIFSFPIPTYNVTKDFPWESEVGKLLLKMTAKYGAPYFQNFINSDLNPEDVRSMCCRLQMDLREIRKKTGGLFGAGDLTGSVGVVTLNLPKLAYLAHNEEDFFELLSEYAELAMESLEFKRKIVEKNLEAGMFPYSRRYLKNGFKGHFSTIGLIGGHEACVNLLGKGMETPSGLSLMQRTLNHLRRLVVRFQEETGNLYNLEATPGEGTCYRLAKIDRELYADIHTSGGEVPYYTNSTLLPVGASQDVFFALEHQNELQPLYNGGTVFHTFLGEAAPDEESVKNFLLKAMSKTKIPYISVTPTFSVCDDHGYIYGEHFTCPTCDRDTEVYTRVVGYYRPVGRWNKGKQEEYKDRVEFSQETFCTA; encoded by the coding sequence ATGCCGACTCAAATCATCAAACGCGACGGGCGCATCGAGACCTGGTCCACCAAACGCATAGGGGTCGCCATCTTCAAGGCGCTCAAGGGAAGCGGCATCAAGGATCCGATGCTGGCCGACAGGCTCGCCGGAAAGGTCGAGGCCAAGCTCGCGGACATGGACACCCCGGAGCAGGAGCAGGTCCAGGACATGGTGCAGCAGGTGCTCATGGAAGCGCGCCTGTACAAGGTGGCCGAACGGTACATCCTCTACCGGGAAAAGCGGCGCGAACTGCGCACCCAGGACCAATCATTCATGGATATCGTGGGCGTCACCGAGAGCTACCTCGACAATCTCGACTGGCGTGTCAGCGAAAACTCGAACATGGTCCACTCCTTCCAGGGGCTGATTCTGCACATGGCAGGCTCGGTGCAGGCCCGCTACGTTCTGGAGAAGTATCCCGAGGAAGTGCGCATGGCCCACAACCACGGGTACTTTCACATTCACGACCTGTCCTTTGGGCTGGCGGGATATTGCTCGGGCTGGAGCCTGCGCGATCTGCTGCTTGAAGGGTTCAACCTGCGCGATCGCTGCTCGTCCACCCCGGCCAAGCATTTCGATGCCGCGTGCGGACAGATCGTCAATTTCCTGGGCACCCTGCAAAACGAATGGGCGGGCGCCCAGGCATTCAACAATGTGGACACCTATCTCGCGCCCTTTGTCCGGCACGACGGGCTGGACTATGCAGCGGTCAAGCAGCAGGTGCAAAAGCTGCTGTTCAACCTGAACGCCACCTCGCGCTGGGGCGGGCAGAGCCCGTTCACCAACTTCACCTTTGACGTCGTGCCCCCGGCCCACATCGCAGGCGAGGCCGTCATCCTCGGCGGCAAGCTGCTGGATTCGACCTACGGCGAGTATGCCCTTGAAATGGCTCTGATCAACCGGGCCTTTCTTGAAGTCATGCTCGAAGGTGACGCTGCTGGCCGCATCTTCTCCTTCCCCATCCCGACATACAACGTGACCAAGGATTTTCCCTGGGAGTCGGAAGTCGGCAAGCTGCTGCTCAAGATGACCGCCAAATATGGCGCACCCTATTTCCAGAACTTCATCAATTCCGACCTCAACCCCGAGGACGTGCGCTCCATGTGCTGCCGACTCCAGATGGATCTTCGGGAAATCCGCAAGAAGACCGGCGGCCTTTTCGGCGCGGGCGATCTGACCGGCTCTGTCGGCGTGGTCACCCTGAACCTGCCCAAGCTCGCCTACCTGGCCCACAACGAGGAGGACTTCTTTGAGCTGCTTTCCGAATACGCGGAGCTGGCCATGGAGTCCCTGGAATTCAAGCGCAAGATCGTGGAGAAAAATCTTGAGGCCGGGATGTTTCCCTACTCCCGCCGCTACCTGAAGAACGGCTTCAAGGGGCACTTCTCCACCATCGGCCTCATCGGCGGGCACGAGGCCTGCGTCAACCTGCTTGGCAAAGGGATGGAGACGCCTTCGGGCCTGAGCCTCATGCAGCGCACCCTCAACCATCTGCGCAGGCTGGTGGTCAGGTTTCAGGAAGAGACCGGAAACCTGTACAACCTGGAAGCCACGCCGGGCGAAGGAACATGCTACCGGCTGGCCAAGATCGACAGGGAGCTCTACGCCGACATCCACACCTCGGGCGGCGAGGTGCCATACTACACCAACTCGACCCTGCTGCCCGTGGGAGCCAGCCAGGATGTCTTCTTCGCCCTGGAGCACCAGAACGAACTGCAGCCCCTCTACAACGGAGGAACTGTCTTCCACACCTTCCTGGGCGAGGCCGCACCCGATGAGGAAAGCGTCAAGAACTTCCTGCTCAAGGCCATGAGCAAGACCAAGATTCCATACATCTCGGTCACCCCGACCTTCTCGGTATGCGACGACCACGGGTATATCTACGGCGAGCACTTCACCTGCCCGACCTGCGACAGGGACACCGAAGTCTACACCCGCGTGGTGGGCTACTATAGACCCGTGGGCCGCTGGAACAAGGGCAAACAGGAAGAATACAAGGACCGGGTGGAATTCTCCCAGGAGACATTCTGCACCGCCTGA